The genomic segment AGTTTTTTAACTTTCCATTCAGCCTTATCTATTATGGGGCGTAGTTCTGCTTTCGCAACTAAGCTCCAACTGCGATCGACATCCATTTTTATACGGATTTGACTTTGACCCTCTTTTTTCCAGATTTTTAAGACTTCATCAGTATCAAAAACCTCAGTTCCTTTTGGTCGTAAATTTTCTTCTGGACATTGTTCTAAACAGGCAAGAAGGCCACTACTAAGGTCATCAAACTGCCAAGCTGACAGTTGGTTGCCATGAAACCAAGGTGAATCCTCTTGGACTTGCTCATTTAAGGCCATAAAGTGAATGCTCATTGCAGTGGCTTGTGCCCATCGACCTATAGCTGTTTTAGCAGCTTCAAATTCATAAGTGCATTTATAGTGAACGCGAAAACGCATTGGAGTTACCCAGCCATCACTCAAGCTGATTTCTTTTTTATTGTCTTCTAAGGCATGTGAGATTTTTTTGAAGTGATCTGGGCGATAATGGATTTTATCTACCCAACCCCAATTCTCTTTGTAGTACATAAGGCCCTTGGCAATATGCTTCTTTTTATATTGAAAAAGCATCTCGTGAGTCACGGGCTTATAATTCACTAAGGTAAGGGAAATGACACAGAAAATATAAAGGAAAAACACCAAGCAATCACTCAAGAAATAGGACCATGAATTTGGCTTGTATTTAAATGAATACTTCTTTTTAAGTAGAGAGGTTAAGAAAAATAGGGGGAAGCCGAACCCTGTCCAAAGCCAAAATAAACTTCTTTTCAATGCGTTATCTTCATCCTTTTTTAAAAGGTGGAGATGGAAAAGATATAAAGTGATTAGACTTAAAGGTATGAGAGTAAAGAGCCGAGGGAAACTCACTAAATATGCCGTTGGCTGCCATGTAAAATTGATAGACAAAGCAAATATTAAACAGGCAGGCAAATAGATGACTGAGCTTTTTAGGGTGACGAGGACTTTTTTCATGGGACTCCAAATTTTCAGTCCCGACTTTAGCATAATCTGAGTCAGCGTAAAGTAATCGGCTAATTATTGCATCCATTAATCACTTACAAACACAAAAAAGCGACTCTCATAAGAGAGTCGCGTAGATAAAAGAAATAAGGTTTGGCTATTTCTTACTGTAAACGCGAGGGTCTTGATCCTCGAAGCTCGACTTAATATTAATTATCGAGGGGCTTTTGAGGTGGATTTCAAAGGCAACTTGACCACTACGTCCATAGAGGTAGTAGGTGTTATGATTGATTTTGCGATAATCAAGATAATTATTGAGCGTTTCACAAACACCATTGGAGTAGAATGTAACAGGGTGGTAAGCACGTTTTTCATTAACCCATTGGCCTACTAAGGGGTCTTCTACGTAGAGCGTTTCATCAACTTGCTCTTCTTGAGTTCCGTAGGAAACAACTGCAAACTTGAGCAGTGATAAAAAAAGAAGTAGCACGAGAAGAGAGAATCGTCTTCCATCTTTTTTCTCTGGAATGAGAGGGATTTTCGTTTTGATTCTAGCTTTTTTCATTACTTGTATCCGAAAAGTTAAAGATTACACACTAATTAATACTCTTTAATATAACGATACAATCCCTAACATATTGTTCTATCTATAAATTAAATTTTCAATTAATTTAATCCTCATAGAAAAAGTAAGGTTTAAAGGCTTTACTCAAGTCCTCCATTGAACTACTTTGCAGGCATCTTTTTATTATCACCCTCACTCCCTTAATTCATGGCACTTAGAAAAAATATGACTCTGACAAAATACTTCTTAATATGTTTGAGTTTTTTGATGAGTTACCTTGGGGCGGTCGAAATAAAAAGTGGGGTGGATTCCAGCGGTGTAAGTCATGTTCGAGTTTGGGGCTTGCCACAAGGACCGGGAAGCACAACGGCTGAAAGAGCTGACTGGCGAATTCTCAAAGCTTTTGAACAAAACTATCCTAAAATACGTTTACATAGTGCGAATGGGCTCAATTTACCTGGTGTCGGCAACGAAAATGATGTGGGCCCCTTATTAGCTATTTCGGGTGGTGTGGCTCCCGATATTCTTTATGTGAATTTCAGGAAATCGGCTTCGTATATAGATAATGAATTTCTCTACCCTTTAGACGAATATATTGCGGACTTCGCAAAAGAGCAGGGTGAGGAGCTTGTTAAAGACCTGATTCACCCAGCCTTAAAAAAAGTCGTGTACAGGCCTGGTCCAGTTGATGGAGAAAGGCAGGTGAGAACTTGGATGATCCCCGCAGACCCACTAGTGATGACCATGATTTACCGTAAAGATATCTTTGCGCGAGCGGGGCTCGATCCTCGAAAACCGCCAAGCAATTGGGAGGAGATGAAAGAAATTAGCCGTAAAATTGTCGAACATCAACCATCAAATTTTGCGGTGCTCGCAACGGCACGTGATGGGACGTCTTGGAATTTCATGCCTTACCTCAGTAGCAGCGGCAGCTCAGTTCTCGAGCAACAAGCGGATGATTCTTGGCGGGCGGTCTTCGCAAATCAAAATGCAGCAAAGGCATTGAGCTTTTATTCGTGGTTACATGCGGGTTTGCGTCCCGATGGCAAAACGCGTGGTTATGCAACGGGGAATAAAAATTATTTAGCCGAGGGTAGGGTTGCCATGGCCATGACTTACCTTGGTGGTGAAGAAATGGCAAAAGTCGATACTTCGGGCTCGAAATGGGGCTTTGCTCCCGTGCCAGCCGGACCCGATGGCATTAGTAGTGCGGAAATCAATGCTCGTATGTGGGGCATTTTTCGAGGTCAAAAAGACAAGCGTGTTCGTGATGCGGCTTTTCAGTGGTTGGCCTTTCGCAAATCCCAAGAAGCGGTTAAAATCCGTGTTGATACCTACATAGAATCCAATGAAATCTCAGCGCTCAACCCCACGCTTTTGGATCGCTTGGGGCCAGGGTATCATAAGTATGCGGCCTTTATTAATGATGATCTAAAGAAACTCTATGGGCAGTTGATCCAAACAGCAAAGCCAGAACCCTATGGAACTAACTGTGACCTCGTTTATGATTACCTAGATAAGCCAGTCCAAGAAGCCATTCTCTGGGCACGTGAAGGTCATTTGGAAACTCAATCACCCGCTGAAATTGAAAAACAAATGAAATACTTTCTAGATGAGGGACAGAAAAATTTAGAAAAAGAGATGCTTAAGATTCTTCCTCCAGAAGAACGCCAGACGAGAAGGCGAGTGGCTATGCTGGCAACGATTTGTTTGTTTTCGCTTTTTGGCTGGGCCTTTTATCGTGTCTACAAAGTGCTTAGTCCGCAAAACACGCTAAGGAAAGGCTGGGATTTAAAGCGTTATTGGCAAGCTTACTTAGTTTTGATTCCCGCAGTTTTAACGATTGCCGTATGGCAGTATTACCCCTTGTTAAGAGGCTCGGCGATGGCTTTCCAAGATTACAAAGTGGCCGTTCCCGTGGTCAATTGGGTAGGGTTTGATAACTTTGCGGACGTCCTTTATAACTCGGATTTTTGGTACTCTCTATGGCTCTCTTTCTATTATTCCTTTTTGGTGATTTTACTCACCTGGCTACCGCCCTTGTTATTGGCATTGATGTTGGATGAAGTTCCCCGTTTTTCTGTCTTATTTCGAGTTCTGTTTTATCTTCCCGCACTCATTTCTGGACTTGTGGTGATTTTTCTTTGGAAACAGTTTTTTGATCCTGGGCCAGAAGGCTTAATGAATCAGGCTATGAATTTCTTAGGTTTTGGTCAACAGTATTGGTTTGAGGATCCGCATTTGGCGATGATCTGCCTAATCATTCCCTTGGCTTGGGCGAGTTAGGCCCTGGTGTTTGATTTATTTGGCGGCCTTAAAAGGTGTAGCCCCAGATCTTTACGAAGCAGCTGATATCGATGGGGCAGGTTATTGGCATAAAGTCCGTTTTATTGTGATTCCAAAATTGTGGCCATTGCTGATTATTAACCTCGTTGGTCAGGTGATTTTAAGTTTTAATGCAGCAGAAAATGTTTTAGCAATGACGGGTGGAGGACCTCGTGGTGCCACCACTGTGACGGGTTTATTGATCTTTAAAAAAGCTTTTGTTTACACGGAGTTTGGTCCTGCTACCGCTATGGCTTGGCTCATGAGTTTACTGCTCATTGGCTTTACGATTTATCAACTGAAAATGCTATCTCGTTTAGAGTTTAAAACCGCGGGAGATGACTGATGCCCATACTTAATGAAATCGCTCAAAAAAGTTCGAAAGGTAAGGGCTTGCTTTTAATGTTTTATTCCTGTCTCTCTATTGGCGCTTTGGTGATGCTCTTACCTTTTGTCTTCATGACTTCAGGAGCGATGAAAGGTCAGTATAATTCGGGACGTTTCAATCTGCTTCCTCGTTACCTCTATGATGATTTAGAACTCTACAGGGCGTGGTCAGAGAGTAAGTACATCCGAGTTGATAAATATAACTCTATTGCAGAAGTCGCAATCAGTGATTTTTCTGAATTAGATAAGCCAATAATTAATGATCATGCGATTATAGATTATGAAGTTTTCCTAGCTTCGCAGCAAAGGAAGGTGCATGAAAGAGTCTTGGGACATGTGACAACTTCCAATCAAAATCTCCCAGAGAATAACCTTGCCTTTATCCAATACCTCGATGAGAAATTTGCAGGTTTGGAGAATGCCAACCGTGAACTTGAGCTGAATATGCCTAACTGGCAATCCCTTGCCGGCGCAGTTCTCCAACAACGAGTCTTTCAGCGCAGCTTTGTAAAAAATGAATCCAAGCTTATGGATGAATTTTATGCCTTTGCGAATTCCGCAAATACCTTAGACTTTTATTACCCAGGAGTTCACGGTCAATTTCGCAGTCGAATGATTTTACCCTTTAGCTCACCTGATTTGTCTTCATTGAGTGAGCTCACAGGATTGAAATTGAATAAATTGTCAGAAGTTCATTTGGGGCGTAAAGATGGAAATGCTTGGTTTCAACAACAGCGAAGTTCTTTTATCAAAGACTTTGTTAACGCTCGCTATCTCAAACTAAAAGATTCTGATCAGCAAAGAACGAAGTTTAGAGATTTTCTAAAAGAAAACTTTAAAGGTGAGCTCAAAGCAGCGCAAGAAATTTATGGACTCATCGACAATTTTGATGAGATAAGTTTTGTAAGTTCAATACCCAAAGAGCCTGCACAAGCGGTGCTTTACTCAGCATATATTGAACAAGTTGCGGCTATAAAAGACTTAAACTTATTAGGCCCCGACATAGCGTTTCAGAATTTTTTAGAACAAAAATATGGCAAGCTAAGTGCTTTAAATGATTCTTGGTCGACGGACTATCGTTCGTTTGCGGAGATCGCAATGCCTCAAAGCTCTATGGATTACCAGTATGTTTTAACTAACAAAACAAGACTTCGCTGGGATCTCGGCACAATTAATGTTCGTTTCATTTTTAATTATCTCACGACTCAGGGGCGAGCAGGCTGGGTAACGTTTGTCTTCTGCTTTTTGACTATTGTCAGTTCATTGCTGATTAATCCACTTGCTGCTTATGCTTTGAGTCGCTATCAACTGCCATCCACTTATAAAGTACTGATGTTTTTTATGGCAACAATGGCCTTTCCTGCAGCTGTGACTCAAATCCCTTCTTTTCTTCTTCTCAAAGACTTGGGAATGTTGAATACTTTTTGGGCCTTGGTCTTGCCTGGCATGGCCAATGGTTACTCAATTTTTATCCTAAAAGGATTTTTCGACTCTCTTCCTTCTGAACTTTATGAAGCGGCTCAAATTGATGGAGCAGGTGAGTTTAAGATGTTCTGGCAGCTGACCCTCAACCTTTCAAAACCCGTGTTGGCCCTCATTGCCCTCAATAGTTTTACTGCGGCCTATGGCAATTTTATGTACGCTCTTTTGATTTGCCAAGATGAATCGATGTGGACGATTATGGTCTACCTTTTTAAATTGCAGACTGAAGCCTCGCAACCAGTTATTTTTGCAAGCTTACTCGTGGCAGCTATCCCCACCTTGATTATTTTTATGAGTTGTCAAAAAATAATCATGAAGGGGATAGTGATACCTTCCGAAAAATAGATCTTTTTATGCTGGTGTCTTGGCGCTAACTACGCGACTTTTTACGGGAGCGTAAACAGTGCATTCACCACATTTTGCAGGAATGAGGCAGGTTTGCCCGTGTTTAACGGCGTATGATTTGCCACCACATTCAATACGCAGATCAGAATCTACCGCATACACCGTCTGGAAAGTTCCCGTATTAACTGGAAGTGTAATGGCACCTTCAAACTCAATTTCTTCTACGTGGAAATGTTCACATAGAGCAAGCTGACGACGTTTGAGTTCAGAGTTATGAGTGAGCGGTGTGAAAGCCAAAGGCATGATTCTGTGGGCACCTGGCTTCTTATTACCTAAAGTATGCTCTAGACAAGCCATGGCTTGATCGACGTGAAGCTCACGAGGATTGCCTTCTTTATCAACTCGGCCCCAATCACTGACGCGATAAGTAGTGTCGCTGTTTTGCTGCACCTCGTAAATGAGGTTTCCACCACCGATAGCGTGCATGGTCGTTGCCTTAATGAAAAAAGATTGTCCTTGTTCAGAAGTATAGGAGTGCATCAAATCTTTAATATTTGGATCGTTAACGCTCTTGCGAAATTGCTCTGCTGAAACGCCTTCTTGTATTCCTGTGAGGATCTCCGCTTCGGGTTTGTGATCCAAAACGTACCACATTTCAGTTTTTGGTTCTGCACCCTCAATATATTTACAAGTCTCTTCGTCAGGGTGAACCTGTAGGGAAAGATCCTGGCCGGCGTCAATGATTTTCATGAGCAGTGGGAAGGGCTGATTGGCTTGGTGACCATCACCGACAATGCCTTCAGGATCTGATTGGATAAGCTCGCGAAGTGATTTTCCTGCAAGCTCACCTGTTACTACACGACTTTGATCATCAGGGCGATCAACGATTTCCCAACTCTCTCCAATTGGCATAGAGCTTTCAGGTAGAGTTCTTGGTAATTTTTGCAAGAGTTCACCACCCCAAATAGTGGGTTTATAAACTTGTTCGAAAGTGAGGGGGTAATAAGCTTTGTCTTCATTTTTAAATAGAGCCGCTGCACCAAGGATTCCCGCATTGTCAGGATGTTCAGCTTTGACTAACTGGAGTCCCTTACCTTGACTCCAGGCCATTTCTTTAATCGTTTTTTCAAAGAGAGGTAAGACTAAGTCTGCAGAGTTCATTAGGCCACCACCAAGAATAATTCGTTCAGGGTCAAATAAATGAATATAGGAAACGATAGCTTCTCCCCAAATTTGGAAACAATGACGGCGTATATCAATAGCACACTCATCACCTTTCTCGGCGTGCTCAAGCATTTCTTTGAAGCCAATAACTGTTTCATTCTTTAATGAACTACTGCTAAATAGTGGGTGTTCCTTGGCAATAATCGGAAGAGCCCAGCCAGAGGCTTCTGCTTCAAGGCAGCCTCTAGCACCGCAAGTGCACTTGCGACCTCCAGTTTTAACAATCATATGGCCGCCTAAATTGCCGCCAAAGAAATTTGAGCCAGTTAAAAGCTGCCCTTCAGAGATAACAGCAGTGCCAATACCAGTCCCAAAAGTAATCATCATTACATTATCGCTACCTTGGCCTGCGCCATAATGATATTCACCGAGAAGTGCGCCTTTGGCATCATTTTCTATACGCAATTCGAGCCCGGTCTTTTCAAGTGCCCAATTCTTAAAGTTAAAACCTTTGGCATCGTCGTACTTTTCATTGGTAGAGAGAACTAGCATATCTTTGCTATTGACGGTACCTGTACTCAAAAGGCCTATGCCTTGACAATTACTGATTTTTTTACCAAAATCTTTGCAAAGATCATTAATTAATTTAACCACTTTATTAAGGTGTTTTTCTAAACCATCTTGAGGTTCAGCGGGAGTGCTATTTGCTACAATTATTTTTCCACTCTCAACGAGGCCATACTTTGTGTTTGTGCCACCAAGATCAATTACTGCAATCATACTTTGTCTCCAAAATGAATTATTATATTTTTTAGTCATGGTAAATATAATGGCTTTGTTTATAGCTTCCAATGTGATATAATTACTTATTTGGTATATTTTAACTGGT from the Lentisphaera araneosa HTCC2155 genome contains:
- a CDS encoding extracellular solute-binding protein, translated to MSYLGAVEIKSGVDSSGVSHVRVWGLPQGPGSTTAERADWRILKAFEQNYPKIRLHSANGLNLPGVGNENDVGPLLAISGGVAPDILYVNFRKSASYIDNEFLYPLDEYIADFAKEQGEELVKDLIHPALKKVVYRPGPVDGERQVRTWMIPADPLVMTMIYRKDIFARAGLDPRKPPSNWEEMKEISRKIVEHQPSNFAVLATARDGTSWNFMPYLSSSGSSVLEQQADDSWRAVFANQNAAKALSFYSWLHAGLRPDGKTRGYATGNKNYLAEGRVAMAMTYLGGEEMAKVDTSGSKWGFAPVPAGPDGISSAEINARMWGIFRGQKDKRVRDAAFQWLAFRKSQEAVKIRVDTYIESNEISALNPTLLDRLGPGYHKYAAFINDDLKKLYGQLIQTAKPEPYGTNCDLVYDYLDKPVQEAILWAREGHLETQSPAEIEKQMKYFLDEGQKNLEKEMLKILPPEERQTRRRVAMLATICLFSLFGWAFYRVYKVLSPQNTLRKGWDLKRYWQAYLVLIPAVLTIAVWQYYPLLRGSAMAFQDYKVAVPVVNWVGFDNFADVLYNSDFWYSLWLSFYYSFLVILLTWLPPLLLALMLDEVPRFSVLFRVLFYLPALISGLVVIFLWKQFFDPGPEGLMNQAMNFLGFGQQYWFEDPHLAMICLIIPLAWAS
- a CDS encoding carbohydrate ABC transporter permease — its product is MIYLAALKGVAPDLYEAADIDGAGYWHKVRFIVIPKLWPLLIINLVGQVILSFNAAENVLAMTGGGPRGATTVTGLLIFKKAFVYTEFGPATAMAWLMSLLLIGFTIYQLKMLSRLEFKTAGDD
- a CDS encoding carbohydrate ABC transporter permease, whose protein sequence is MPILNEIAQKSSKGKGLLLMFYSCLSIGALVMLLPFVFMTSGAMKGQYNSGRFNLLPRYLYDDLELYRAWSESKYIRVDKYNSIAEVAISDFSELDKPIINDHAIIDYEVFLASQQRKVHERVLGHVTTSNQNLPENNLAFIQYLDEKFAGLENANRELELNMPNWQSLAGAVLQQRVFQRSFVKNESKLMDEFYAFANSANTLDFYYPGVHGQFRSRMILPFSSPDLSSLSELTGLKLNKLSEVHLGRKDGNAWFQQQRSSFIKDFVNARYLKLKDSDQQRTKFRDFLKENFKGELKAAQEIYGLIDNFDEISFVSSIPKEPAQAVLYSAYIEQVAAIKDLNLLGPDIAFQNFLEQKYGKLSALNDSWSTDYRSFAEIAMPQSSMDYQYVLTNKTRLRWDLGTINVRFIFNYLTTQGRAGWVTFVFCFLTIVSSLLINPLAAYALSRYQLPSTYKVLMFFMATMAFPAAVTQIPSFLLLKDLGMLNTFWALVLPGMANGYSIFILKGFFDSLPSELYEAAQIDGAGEFKMFWQLTLNLSKPVLALIALNSFTAAYGNFMYALLICQDESMWTIMVYLFKLQTEASQPVIFASLLVAAIPTLIIFMSCQKIIMKGIVIPSEK
- a CDS encoding type I phosphomannose isomerase catalytic subunit, giving the protein MIAVIDLGGTNTKYGLVESGKIIVANSTPAEPQDGLEKHLNKVVKLINDLCKDFGKKISNCQGIGLLSTGTVNSKDMLVLSTNEKYDDAKGFNFKNWALEKTGLELRIENDAKGALLGEYHYGAGQGSDNVMMITFGTGIGTAVISEGQLLTGSNFFGGNLGGHMIVKTGGRKCTCGARGCLEAEASGWALPIIAKEHPLFSSSSLKNETVIGFKEMLEHAEKGDECAIDIRRHCFQIWGEAIVSYIHLFDPERIILGGGLMNSADLVLPLFEKTIKEMAWSQGKGLQLVKAEHPDNAGILGAAALFKNEDKAYYPLTFEQVYKPTIWGGELLQKLPRTLPESSMPIGESWEIVDRPDDQSRVVTGELAGKSLRELIQSDPEGIVGDGHQANQPFPLLMKIIDAGQDLSLQVHPDEETCKYIEGAEPKTEMWYVLDHKPEAEILTGIQEGVSAEQFRKSVNDPNIKDLMHSYTSEQGQSFFIKATTMHAIGGGNLIYEVQQNSDTTYRVSDWGRVDKEGNPRELHVDQAMACLEHTLGNKKPGAHRIMPLAFTPLTHNSELKRRQLALCEHFHVEEIEFEGAITLPVNTGTFQTVYAVDSDLRIECGGKSYAVKHGQTCLIPAKCGECTVYAPVKSRVVSAKTPA